Proteins encoded together in one Egibacteraceae bacterium window:
- a CDS encoding transglycosylase domain-containing protein, producing the protein MTPAAPGEPAGVGERRARAEVWVAALVNVVFVAAEALKRGLPWLYRATRATAEGVARAVDGIARGVTAVTRVVPPALGAVEARAVPALVWLGWALGATSAWALDRVARSCPPVGRAMARPVGAAVDALARASTAGARFVAPRLPRSGTVARVAFAFVVVVGAAAVVAQPALELAARMVDLDDAAPGGASFPPLDERSTVLAADGSVLAILHGEIDRRVVPLGQIPEHMRHAVITAEDRRFTEHEGYDPVGIARALTANLQAGEVVQGGSTITQQLAKQNYVGDERVLTRKASELVHAVALEQALSKDELLERYLNQVYFGRGAYGIAAAAEQFFALPPEELTIDQAALLAGMIRSPNALDPLDHPAAARQRRDQVLAAMAEEGYLDADTAAAAATQPAEVLEPRARVVAEPHVVEAVKREFLADEQFGETREERARLLFTGGLTIATTVDPRLQAAAAEAVTTHIRAGAGPTAAIAVVEPASGNVRALHSGADFAGEQFDYATQGRRQPGSALKPFVLAAAVERDGRLPTGLPGRSPATFTGPGLVEPWEVSNYRGADYGDLGGRDALVRSVNTAFADLIMDVGLDTVVDVAGRVGIDVDAAFGPADTRGPSIALGGLTHGVSPLELASAYGAFAHGGIHVRPHLIERVTERDSTAFMQHRPRAVRALDEDTNATMVEALQAVVRRGTGQRARLTGWEPIGKTGTTQDSADAWFVGAVPGLSAAVWVGHPDARTPIPGLTGGSLPAPIWRQLMTDALSDRDPVAFQDD; encoded by the coding sequence ATGACTCCGGCTGCACCAGGCGAACCCGCCGGCGTCGGAGAGCGGCGAGCCCGCGCCGAGGTCTGGGTGGCCGCGCTCGTGAACGTGGTGTTCGTGGCGGCCGAAGCCCTCAAGCGCGGGCTGCCGTGGCTGTACCGGGCCACCCGGGCCACCGCCGAGGGGGTGGCGCGCGCCGTGGACGGCATCGCCCGTGGGGTCACGGCCGTCACGCGCGTGGTGCCGCCCGCGCTGGGGGCCGTCGAGGCCCGGGCGGTCCCCGCCCTCGTGTGGCTCGGCTGGGCGCTGGGCGCGACGAGCGCCTGGGCTCTCGACCGCGTCGCGCGGTCCTGCCCCCCGGTGGGCCGGGCCATGGCCAGGCCGGTTGGCGCCGCGGTGGACGCGCTGGCCCGGGCAAGCACCGCTGGCGCACGGTTCGTGGCACCCCGCCTGCCCCGCTCCGGCACGGTCGCGAGGGTCGCCTTCGCGTTCGTGGTCGTCGTCGGCGCGGCCGCCGTGGTGGCCCAGCCCGCCCTGGAGCTGGCCGCGAGGATGGTCGACCTCGACGACGCCGCCCCGGGCGGGGCCAGCTTCCCGCCGCTCGACGAGCGCTCCACCGTGCTCGCCGCCGACGGTTCGGTGCTGGCCATCCTGCACGGCGAGATCGACCGGCGCGTGGTGCCGCTGGGCCAGATCCCCGAGCACATGCGACACGCGGTGATCACCGCGGAGGACCGGCGGTTCACCGAGCACGAGGGCTACGACCCGGTGGGGATCGCCCGAGCCCTCACCGCCAACCTGCAGGCCGGCGAGGTGGTGCAGGGCGGCTCCACCATCACCCAGCAGCTAGCCAAGCAGAACTACGTCGGCGACGAGCGCGTGCTCACCCGCAAGGCCAGCGAGCTGGTGCACGCGGTCGCGCTCGAGCAGGCGCTGTCGAAGGACGAGCTGCTGGAGCGCTACCTGAACCAGGTCTACTTCGGCCGGGGCGCCTACGGCATCGCCGCAGCCGCCGAGCAGTTCTTCGCCCTGCCCCCCGAGGAGCTCACCATCGATCAGGCCGCGCTGCTCGCGGGCATGATCCGCTCCCCCAACGCCCTGGATCCGCTCGACCACCCCGCCGCGGCCCGGCAGCGGCGGGACCAGGTGCTCGCGGCCATGGCCGAGGAGGGCTACCTCGACGCGGACACGGCCGCCGCTGCCGCGACCCAGCCCGCGGAGGTCCTGGAGCCGCGCGCTCGGGTGGTGGCCGAGCCCCACGTCGTCGAGGCGGTCAAGCGGGAGTTCCTCGCCGACGAGCAGTTCGGCGAGACCCGCGAGGAGCGTGCCCGCCTCCTGTTCACGGGCGGGCTGACCATCGCCACGACCGTCGACCCCCGCCTGCAGGCTGCCGCCGCCGAGGCGGTCACCACCCACATCCGAGCCGGCGCGGGGCCGACCGCCGCGATCGCCGTCGTCGAACCGGCCAGCGGCAACGTCCGCGCCCTGCACAGCGGCGCCGACTTCGCTGGCGAGCAGTTCGATTACGCGACGCAGGGACGCCGTCAGCCGGGCAGCGCGCTGAAGCCCTTCGTGCTGGCTGCCGCCGTGGAACGCGACGGGCGGCTCCCCACCGGGCTGCCCGGCCGCAGCCCGGCGACGTTCACCGGGCCGGGCCTCGTCGAGCCCTGGGAGGTCTCCAACTACCGCGGCGCCGACTACGGCGACCTCGGCGGGCGAGACGCCCTGGTGCGCAGCGTCAACACGGCGTTCGCCGACCTGATCATGGACGTCGGCCTCGACACGGTGGTCGACGTCGCGGGACGCGTCGGCATCGACGTCGATGCGGCCTTCGGGCCGGCGGACACGCGTGGCCCGTCCATCGCCCTCGGTGGCCTGACCCACGGCGTGTCGCCGCTGGAGCTGGCCTCGGCCTACGGAGCGTTCGCCCACGGGGGCATCCACGTCCGACCGCACCTGATCGAGCGGGTCACCGAGCGTGACAGCACCGCGTTCATGCAGCACCGGCCCCGCGCCGTGCGGGCTCTCGACGAGGACACCAACGCCACCATGGTGGAGGCCCTGCAGGCCGTGGTGCGCCGTGGGACGGGGCAGCGGGCCCGCCTCACCGGCTGGGAGCCCATCGGCAAGACCGGGACCACCCAGGACAGCGCGGACGCCTGGTTCGTCGGTGCCGTGCCGGGGCTGTCCGCGGCGGTGTGGGTGGGCCACCCCGACGCGCGCACCCCGATCCCGGGCCTCACCGGCGGGTCCCTGCCCGCGCCGATCTGGCGCCAGCTCATGACCGATGCCCTGAGTGACAGGGATCCGGTCGCGTTCCAGGACGACTGA
- a CDS encoding GAF and ANTAR domain-containing protein, which yields MANSEPTSTEPDPAAALADDFSQTCRSLFAAGSGQATLAEVVRLAIATVEGCDYAGIFLLEGDTVTTPVHTDPVVAEVDLLQHHAGEGPCLDAITQGTIVYADDLHADARWPAFGPQAAARGMRSLLAVPLSANGTLGALNLYAQYPSAFGVLDRARAVLLAALAAVAFSSAQTHEDESRRSADLHAALSTREMIGQAQGILMERERVTADQAFDILRRASQHLNIKLREVAKTLVETGEQPDTGDVGPP from the coding sequence GTGGCGAACTCCGAACCCACCAGCACCGAACCGGACCCCGCCGCCGCGCTGGCCGACGACTTCTCCCAGACGTGCCGATCCCTGTTCGCCGCCGGTAGCGGGCAAGCAACGCTGGCCGAGGTGGTACGACTGGCGATCGCCACGGTCGAAGGCTGCGACTACGCCGGCATCTTCCTCCTCGAGGGAGACACGGTCACCACGCCCGTGCACACCGACCCCGTCGTGGCGGAAGTCGATCTCCTCCAGCACCACGCCGGCGAAGGGCCCTGCCTCGACGCGATCACCCAGGGCACGATCGTGTACGCCGATGACCTGCACGCCGATGCCCGCTGGCCTGCCTTCGGCCCTCAGGCGGCGGCGAGAGGGATGCGCAGCCTGCTCGCCGTGCCGCTGTCCGCCAACGGCACGCTCGGGGCGCTCAACCTCTACGCCCAGTACCCCAGCGCCTTCGGGGTCCTCGACCGGGCCAGAGCGGTGCTCCTCGCGGCGCTTGCCGCCGTTGCCTTCTCCTCCGCCCAGACCCACGAAGACGAGAGTCGCCGGTCGGCCGACTTGCACGCCGCACTCAGCACCCGCGAGATGATCGGGCAGGCCCAAGGGATCCTCATGGAACGTGAACGCGTCACCGCCGACCAGGCCTTCGACATCCTGCGACGCGCCTCTCAGCACCTCAACATCAAGCTCAGAGAGGTAGCCAAGACCCTTGTCGAAACCGGCGAACAACCCGACACCGGAGACGTTGGGCCCCCGTGA
- a CDS encoding STAS domain-containing protein — protein MWSSSLSGLTVSVAFAGDRAVLGISGELDILNAPDLGALVDAVIDRGHRSVVLDLATLDFMDAAGLRVIARAARRLEPAAGEVAIRSPSRVVRRMLALTGLTAVVRLEHPEPAPGRPGRAPAIEASTATAPDGATPPLTTVGIIPADNEVIAGALRMVVALARATVGGADGVSV, from the coding sequence ATGTGGAGTTCTTCGCTGTCGGGGCTCACCGTCTCTGTCGCGTTCGCAGGCGACCGCGCCGTGCTCGGCATCAGCGGTGAGTTGGACATCCTCAACGCGCCTGACCTGGGCGCACTCGTGGACGCGGTGATCGACCGCGGACATCGGTCCGTGGTGTTGGACCTCGCCACGCTGGACTTCATGGACGCCGCGGGACTGCGGGTGATCGCCCGTGCAGCCCGACGCCTGGAGCCCGCCGCCGGCGAGGTTGCGATCCGCTCGCCCTCGAGGGTGGTCCGCCGCATGCTGGCCCTCACGGGGTTGACGGCGGTCGTTCGCTTGGAGCACCCAGAGCCGGCGCCGGGCCGTCCCGGTCGCGCACCGGCGATCGAGGCGTCGACCGCCACCGCGCCTGACGGTGCCACGCCCCCGCTCACGACGGTCGGGATCATTCCCGCCGACAACGAGGTCATCGCCGGTGCGTTGCGCATGGTGGTGGCCCTCGCCCGGGCCACCGTCGGTGGCGCTGACGGCGTCAGCGTGTAG
- a CDS encoding GAF and ANTAR domain-containing protein, with product MAASDQTISDMDVGQYTTGQGPCVDASVQGRGFHVESLDTEARWPAFIPRAKALGINAILSSPLLAREQPVGALNIYSRTSAAFTPTDRKLASVFATEISTILTDAGMDLADDQRTGRVNEALLTRRVIAQAQGAIMQRDGIDEDAAYTTLRRLSLVSGMTLREEADDVLAVASAPSPRRGTKPDLHHHD from the coding sequence GTGGCGGCCAGCGACCAGACCATCTCGGACATGGACGTCGGTCAGTACACCACCGGGCAGGGTCCCTGCGTCGATGCGTCGGTCCAGGGACGCGGGTTCCACGTCGAGTCCCTCGACACCGAGGCCCGCTGGCCGGCCTTCATCCCACGAGCGAAGGCCCTTGGCATCAACGCCATCCTCTCCTCGCCGCTGCTGGCCCGGGAACAGCCTGTGGGGGCGCTCAACATCTACTCGCGCACCTCCGCCGCGTTCACGCCGACAGACCGGAAGCTCGCATCGGTGTTCGCCACCGAGATCTCGACGATCCTCACCGACGCCGGCATGGACCTGGCCGACGATCAGCGCACCGGGCGGGTCAACGAGGCGCTGTTGACCCGACGGGTCATCGCCCAAGCTCAGGGCGCGATCATGCAACGCGACGGCATCGACGAGGACGCCGCCTACACCACCCTGCGCCGCCTGTCGCTCGTGTCCGGCATGACGCTGCGCGAAGAGGCCGACGACGTCCTGGCCGTCGCCTCGGCCCCCTCCCCGCGCCGCGGGACGAAACCAGATCTGCACCACCATGACTGA
- a CDS encoding DUF3152 domain-containing protein produces MWDVSATRIGLAVAILVVLLGGLAASVSTAGAPPPVHPPSSAPAEAPRPTPDRADAPTASARARGEAPAVVEIAYRIEVRTTDAATAGAAGLVHAVLTDPRGWVRAGYRFVLDPAAAYAVVIAEGPEVDALCHPYEMWGTYSCQNGPVVALNADRWREATPQWPADLERYRTMLVNHEVGHLLHLHHPDPQCPGPGLPAPVMAQQSTELGDCVAHPWPLQWEIDLAAQRREPLAPTADHDPSDHRPVPPPASS; encoded by the coding sequence ATGTGGGATGTGAGCGCCACCAGGATCGGGCTGGCAGTGGCCATCCTCGTGGTGCTCCTGGGCGGATTGGCCGCGTCTGTATCCACGGCTGGGGCGCCCCCGCCCGTGCACCCGCCGTCGTCAGCGCCGGCCGAGGCGCCGCGGCCGACCCCCGACCGCGCGGACGCCCCGACCGCATCGGCGCGGGCACGGGGAGAAGCGCCCGCGGTCGTCGAGATCGCCTACCGCATCGAGGTGCGCACGACCGACGCGGCCACGGCCGGCGCGGCCGGCCTCGTCCACGCGGTCCTGACCGATCCGCGGGGATGGGTCCGCGCCGGGTACCGGTTCGTGCTCGACCCGGCTGCGGCCTACGCGGTCGTGATCGCCGAGGGGCCCGAGGTGGACGCGCTCTGCCACCCCTACGAGATGTGGGGCACGTACTCGTGCCAGAACGGTCCGGTCGTCGCCCTCAACGCCGACCGCTGGCGCGAGGCGACCCCGCAGTGGCCCGCCGACCTCGAGCGCTACCGGACCATGCTCGTCAACCACGAGGTCGGTCATCTGCTCCACCTGCACCACCCCGACCCGCAGTGCCCCGGCCCCGGACTGCCCGCGCCGGTCATGGCCCAGCAGAGCACCGAGCTCGGTGACTGCGTGGCCCACCCTTGGCCGTTGCAGTGGGAGATCGACCTGGCGGCGCAACGACGGGAGCCGCTGGCGCCGACCGCCGACCACGACCCGTCCGACCACCGCCCCGTGCCACCGCCGGCCTCGTCGTGA